The sequence below is a genomic window from Granulicatella elegans.
AAAAAAGGGGTGGAAGATGTTTGTATCGAGGGAAGATTTTCCATTAACCATTCGTAGGAGAAAGCCAAATGATTGTTTTCTTTTGAACGAAAATCAACATCAGAGTATAAGAAGATGGTGTATTAATCAGAAAATTCCTAAAGAAGAAAGGGATAAATTATGGGTTGTAGAAAATTCTTCAAAAGAAATCATCGCAATATTAGGATTTCGCAAAACACAATCATTGTCCAAAAGCAAAGAAACTGATAGAATAAGAATAGTCTATAGAAAAAAGAAGAGGTGCTAATATGTTAGATAATTATATTGCAGAAGTAGTTGTCAGCAAGAAAGAATTAGAAGAAACAATTGAAAAATTAGGGAAGACTTTAACAGCAGAGTATCAAGATAAAAATCCATTAGTCATTTGTATTTTAAAAGGAGCTATTTTCTTTATGACAGACCTTGTTCGTGCGATGGACTGTGATTTAGAAGTAGATTTTATGGATGTATCTAGTTATGGAGATGCATTTGAATCAAGTGGTGAAGTTCGTATTTTGAAAGATTTAGATCAAAGTGTAAAAGATCGTCACGTGTTAATTGTAGAAGATATTATTGATACAGGTCGTGCTTTAGCGCATGTGGTTGAACTATTAAAACATCGTCAAGCAGCAAGTGTTAAAATCGTAACATTATTAGATAAACAAGAACGTCGTGTTATTGCTATTGATGCGGATTATGTTGGAGTGGAAGTTCCAAATAAATTTGTAGTGGGTTATGGTTTAGATTACAAACAAAACTTAAGAAACTTGCCATATATTGGCGTATTAAAACCAGAAGTGTATGAATCATAAGATTTGGTTAAGTTAATCATCAAAAATGGTCAAACGCCCTTGTGTGTGATACACTAAGCTATACAACAATTTATGAATTGCAGGAGGCAAAATGAATACAAATAATAATCGTCAAATATTTCGTAATGGACTAATGTATATTATGATTTTTGTGGCAATTGTTGGTTTAGTTTCTTGGTTTAATCAAGGTTCTAATGGACAAACGACAGAAGTTAGTTATACACAATTCATTCAAGAATTGAAAAAAGGTGACATTAAAGAAATTAAAATGCAGTATGCAAACTCCGTTTATACAATAACTGGAGAATATAAAGAAGCAAAAGAAAATACAAATACAACTTCTAAAGGTTTATCTGTATTTGATAAAAGATCTTCTAAAACTTCGAATTTTAAAACAACCGTTTTACCAAATGATGGAACGGTAACAGAAATTAATAATGCAGCTCAACAAGCAGGCACTCAAATTACGACTCTTCCTGAAAGTCAGTCTGGAGTTTGGTTATCATTATTTTTACAGGTAGTAATTCCAATTGCGATTTTTGGATTTTTAATGTATAACGTATTTTCAAGTCAAATGGGACAAGGTGGCCCACGTGGTGTAATGAATTTTGGTCGTTCAAAAGCAACCGATCAAAAACAAAAAGTAAAAGTTCGTTTCTCAGATGTAGCAGGAGCGGAAGAAGAAAAACAAGAATTAGTAGAAGTAGTAGAATTCTTAAAAGACCCTCGTAAATTTACAGCTCTTGGAGCTCGTATTCCCGCAGGTGTCTTATTAGAAGGCCCTCCAGGGACAGGTAAAACGTTATTAGCAAAAGCGGTTGCTGGTGAAGCAAATGTACCATTCTTCTCAATTTCAGGTTCTGAATTTGTTGAAATGTTCGTAGGGGTAGGGGCAAGCCGTGTTCGTGATTTATTTGAAAATGCGAAGAAAAACGCTCCAGCTATTATCTTTATTGATGAAATCGATGCTGTTGGTCGTCAACGTGGTACAGGTATGGGTGGAGGTCACGATGAACGTGAACAAACTCTAAACCAATTATTAGTTGAAATGGATGGTTTTGAAGGAACAGAAGGCGTCATCGTGATTGCTGCAACAAACCGTTCAGATGTACTAGACCCTGCTTTATTACGTCCAGGACGCTTTGACCGTCAAGTGTTAGTAGGTCGTCCAGATGTTAAAGGACGTGAAGCTATTCTGAAAGTTCATGCTAGAAATAAAAAATTAGCAAAAGAAGTGGACTTGAAAGTGATTGCTCAACAAACTCCAGGATTTTCTGGTGCTGAATTAGAAAACTTATTAAATGAAGCGGCGTTAGTAGCTGCAAGAAGAGATAAAAAATCTATTGATAAATTAGATGTCGATGAAGCACATGATCGTGTGATTGCAGGACCGGCGAAAAAAGATCGTGCGATTAGTGAAAAAGAACGTAAAATGGTTGCTTTCCACGAAGCTGGTCATACAGTTGTGGGGATGGTATTGAGTGATGCACGTGTTGTTCATAAAGTAACAATTGTTCCTCGTGGACGTGCAGGTGGATATGCGATTATGCTTCCAAAAGAAGATCGCTTCTTATTGACTAAAAAAGAATTATTCGAGCAAGTGGTTGGATTACTTGGGGGACGTGCTGCTGAAGAATTTATCTTTAATGAGAAAACAACAGGAGCAAGTAATGATTTTGAACAAGCAACTGGAATCGTTCGTAGTATGATTACAGAGTACGGAATGTATGATGAATTAGGAACGGTTCAATATGAAGGACATCATCAAGTCTTTATTGGACGTGATTATGGACAAACAAAAGCATATTCAGAACAAGTGGCTTTTGAAATTGACAATGCTGTTCGCTCTATTATGAAAGAAGCTTATGCAAAAGCTTTACAAATTTTAGAAGAACATCAAGAGCAATTAACGCTCATTGCTGAAAAATTATTAGAATTAGAAACTCTAGACGAACGCACGATTAAAGCATTGTTTGAAACTGGAGAAATGCCAACAGAAGATGTGGAGGAAGAGTATCCGAGTGAAGTACAAGCAGCAAGTTTTGAAGAAACTAAAAAAGCTTTAGAAAAACGTGAAGCTTCAAAACAAGAGGATTTTGAAGAAAAATCTGATTCAGATACGGATTCAGAACAAGAATAATGACAAGAAAGTGAGAAGGAGAAGTTAACGCTTTTCTTTCCCACTTTTCTTTTATGAAGGAAAGAAGGAATGAAGAATGAAAGATCATTTATTAAAAGTTCTAGCTTTTAATGATGAAGTGAAAGCGGTAGCGATTGTAGCTACGGAAACAGTATCTCAAGCACAAAAACGACATGACACATGGAATGCAGCTACAGCAGCATTAGGACGTACGATGATTGGAACTCAATTATTAGCGACTAGTTTAAAAGGAAAAGAAAAAATAACGGTTCAAGTGAATGGAGATGGGCCTGGTGGAAAAATCATGGCGGAAGCGAATGGGTTAGGTCAAATGAGAGGTTATATTTCCAATTCGCATGTAAGTTTGCCTTTAAATGAAAAAGAGAAACTAGATGTGCGTGGCGTTGTGGGAACTAATGGGACGATTACCGTCATTAAGGATTTACAAATGAAAGAACCATTTTCTGGACAAATTCCAATTGTAGATGGTGAACTCGGAATGGACTTTACATATTATTTAGCTGTTTCAGAGCAAATAAATGGAGCCGTTGGTGTTTCTGTTTTAGTGAATCCAGATGAATCTGTTCGTGCAGCGGGTGGATTTATGATTCAATTACTTCCAGGAGCTAGCGAAGAAACGATTGTAGAAATTGAACGCCGTATTAGCGAAATGCCTCTTGTTTCAAAATTAATTGACCAACAAGAAGAACCAATTGATTTATTAAATCGTCTGCTAGGAAAAGAAAATATTAAAGTGTTGGAAAAATTACCGGTAGAATTTCATTGTCCTTGTA
It includes:
- the hpt gene encoding hypoxanthine phosphoribosyltransferase, producing the protein MLDNYIAEVVVSKKELEETIEKLGKTLTAEYQDKNPLVICILKGAIFFMTDLVRAMDCDLEVDFMDVSSYGDAFESSGEVRILKDLDQSVKDRHVLIVEDIIDTGRALAHVVELLKHRQAASVKIVTLLDKQERRVIAIDADYVGVEVPNKFVVGYGLDYKQNLRNLPYIGVLKPEVYES
- the ftsH gene encoding ATP-dependent zinc metalloprotease FtsH → MNTNNNRQIFRNGLMYIMIFVAIVGLVSWFNQGSNGQTTEVSYTQFIQELKKGDIKEIKMQYANSVYTITGEYKEAKENTNTTSKGLSVFDKRSSKTSNFKTTVLPNDGTVTEINNAAQQAGTQITTLPESQSGVWLSLFLQVVIPIAIFGFLMYNVFSSQMGQGGPRGVMNFGRSKATDQKQKVKVRFSDVAGAEEEKQELVEVVEFLKDPRKFTALGARIPAGVLLEGPPGTGKTLLAKAVAGEANVPFFSISGSEFVEMFVGVGASRVRDLFENAKKNAPAIIFIDEIDAVGRQRGTGMGGGHDEREQTLNQLLVEMDGFEGTEGVIVIAATNRSDVLDPALLRPGRFDRQVLVGRPDVKGREAILKVHARNKKLAKEVDLKVIAQQTPGFSGAELENLLNEAALVAARRDKKSIDKLDVDEAHDRVIAGPAKKDRAISEKERKMVAFHEAGHTVVGMVLSDARVVHKVTIVPRGRAGGYAIMLPKEDRFLLTKKELFEQVVGLLGGRAAEEFIFNEKTTGASNDFEQATGIVRSMITEYGMYDELGTVQYEGHHQVFIGRDYGQTKAYSEQVAFEIDNAVRSIMKEAYAKALQILEEHQEQLTLIAEKLLELETLDERTIKALFETGEMPTEDVEEEYPSEVQAASFEETKKALEKREASKQEDFEEKSDSDTDSEQE
- the hslO gene encoding Hsp33 family molecular chaperone HslO, which translates into the protein MKDHLLKVLAFNDEVKAVAIVATETVSQAQKRHDTWNAATAALGRTMIGTQLLATSLKGKEKITVQVNGDGPGGKIMAEANGLGQMRGYISNSHVSLPLNEKEKLDVRGVVGTNGTITVIKDLQMKEPFSGQIPIVDGELGMDFTYYLAVSEQINGAVGVSVLVNPDESVRAAGGFMIQLLPGASEETIVEIERRISEMPLVSKLIDQQEEPIDLLNRLLGKENIKVLEKLPVEFHCPCTRERFSAGLLSIGVEDLQHLIDEDHGAEIVCHFCGEKYQFTEENLNELIEEIQSQKICRK